A window of Hydrogenophilus thermoluteolus genomic DNA:
GGGCCGGTGAAAATTTTGCTGCCGATGGTGATGCACGCGAGCGAAATCGATCGGGCGCGGCAACTGATCGCGCAGGCGCGCAGCGAACTCGTCGCCGAAGGAGTCAAAGTGCCGGAACAGATACCGGTGGGCGCGATGATCGAAGTCCCTGCGGCGGCGATCGCGTTGCCGATGATCGCGCGCCGGGTCGATTTTCTTTCGATCGGCACGAACGACCTCATTCAATATACGCTGGCGATCGACCGCCAAGACGACGCCGTTGCCGAACTCTACGATCCGCTCCACCCCGCGGTGCTGCGCCTGCTCGCTGGGATTCTTTCGTTTGCGGCGCGGATCGATCTCCCTGTTTCGCTGTGCGGCGAATTGGCAGGCGACCCGGACTACGCGTGGCTCCTTGCTGCGCTGGGGTTACGCGAATTCTCGATGCATCCGGAGCGGTTGCTGGAGGTACGGCAGCGGCTGCTCTATGCGAACCTGGACGAATTGGCGCCCAAAGCGCAACGTTTGGTAAAACTGGACGAACCACAAAAGATCCGCGAGGCGTTTGCGCGCTTCAACGACGGGGCGCGGTAGCCGCAGTCGCTCGCTCGGATGCCGGTGCGTACTGACTGGTCAATTGGGCGTGCGCTCTGCAGCGTTCTGCGCGTGCGCGCGTGGCTGTACGCTTGCGGTGGCAGTATGACGCGGTTCAAGATGCGGGGCAACGGCATCGGCGAGTTGCACGAGTACCGCATCCACCCCCCCTTCGGCGGCGCTCCAAAGGTCGATCGCAGCGACGAGCACCTGGTACGCGGCGTCGATGCGACTGGCGCGCACCTTCGCCAATTCTTGCTGCGCGTTCAGCAGATCGACCGCGTTGCGGGTTCCCGCCTGAATCCCCTTTTCGGTGCCGATCACCGCTTGCTGCGCAGAGCGTTCCGCCTGTTCGAGCGCTTGCCACTGCGCGTAGCCAAAGCGCAGCGCGGTGTAGGCCTGAGTCACCGATTGGGTGAGTTCGCGCCGTTTCGCTTCGGTTTTGAGTTGCGCTTCTTCGAGCGCCGCAAGCGCCGCACGCACCGACGCGTCGATCCCACCCCCTGCGTAGAGCGGAATCTGCAGTTGGACCGCGGCGCTGGTGGTGTCGTACTGCTGACCGATCGTGGTTTCGGTGTCGCTGCGGCTCATCCGCCGGGTCACCACCAGATCCACGATGGGTTTGTGCTGCCCACGCTGTTGTTCGACCTGCTGCCGTGCCGCGGCTTCTTGCGCGACGAGCGCGCGCACCTCGGGGTGGTGGGTATGGGCTGCATCGATCCACGCCGTGAGCGGCTTGGCAAGCGCCCGTTCGGCAAGTGGCGGCACCGCCTGCATCGCATCGAGTTCGTCCTCACTGACCGAGCGCCCGATGAGCGCTGCGAGCGCCGCGAGCGCCTGCTGCAACGTCCCCTCTTGCTTCAAGACGGCCGCTTGGGCGATATCGAGCCGCGCTTTGGCATCTTCGACGTCGGTCCGTGTGGCGTTACCGAGCGCAAAAGCGCGCTGCGCCTGTTTGAGGACGAGTTCGTACCGGGCTACGTCCTGTTGCGCGACGGCTTTTTGCGCGCGCGCCGAGAGCGCTTGCGCGTACGCCTGCGCCACCTGCCGTAACAGACGCACCCGTGCGGCTTCCACGGTAATTTGGCTCGCTTCGGCCTGCGCCTCGGCCCGTTTCCATCCGGCCCAATCGCTGGGACGGTAAAGCGGCTGCCGAGCAGTCAGGC
This region includes:
- a CDS encoding TolC family outer membrane protein; protein product: MNLTEAFRLAEQNDPNFAVSQKRAESDAAGVDVARARLLPSLTFSAAAGRAKTDTEYLSGLSKGRTVSNDYQSRNWSLTARQPLYRPSDWAGWKRAEAQAEASQITVEAARVRLLRQVAQAYAQALSARAQKAVAQQDVARYELVLKQAQRAFALGNATRTDVEDAKARLDIAQAAVLKQEGTLQQALAALAALIGRSVSEDELDAMQAVPPLAERALAKPLTAWIDAAHTHHPEVRALVAQEAAARQQVEQQRGQHKPIVDLVVTRRMSRSDTETTIGQQYDTTSAAVQLQIPLYAGGGIDASVRAALAALEEAQLKTEAKRRELTQSVTQAYTALRFGYAQWQALEQAERSAQQAVIGTEKGIQAGTRNAVDLLNAQQELAKVRASRIDAAYQVLVAAIDLWSAAEGGVDAVLVQLADAVAPHLEPRHTATASVQPRAHAQNAAERTPN